In Populus nigra chromosome 1, ddPopNigr1.1, whole genome shotgun sequence, one genomic interval encodes:
- the LOC133699131 gene encoding serine carboxypeptidase-like 18 isoform X2: MTLLCFGSLVALDALPCLELYMKLVCPLSFDYAKSSGGGKPVFGLNPYSWTKIANIIFVDAPVGTGFSYSTTWEGYHVSDTISAVETYEFLRKWLVDHPKFLTNPLYVAGDSFSGIVAPIIVQEISDGNEVGRQPPMNLKGYVLGNPRTDNEIDTNSIVPFAHLKALISDKLYESFMKNCKGEYLNPDQSNASCMEDILAIKECIGKLDKAHILEPTCKDISPKPVALKWDPWFLIADDANINLLPSPRVPGPWCRNYNYVYIYMWANDETVRDALHIRKGTIKDWRRCNKTLAYSYNVESTVDYHRNLTKKPYRALIYSGDHDMTIPYIGTHEWIESLNLTIKYDWEPWFVDGQVAGYTMLYADNVQDYITYDLTFATVKGGGHTAPEYRPEQCFAMMDRWFDYYPL; the protein is encoded by the exons ATGACCCTCTTGTGCTTTGGCTCACTGGTGGCCCTGGATGCTCTGCCCTGTCTGgaattatatatgaaattgGTGT GCCCGTTATCATTTGATTATGCAAAATCCAGCGGAGGAGGCAAACCTGTTTTCGGATTGAACCCATATTCATGGACAAAG ATTGCCAACATAATATTTGTAGATGCACCTGTTGGTACCGGATTTTCCTATTCAACTACATGGGAAGGCTACCATGTTAGTGATACAATATCAGCGGTAGAAACCTATGAGTTCTTAAGAAAG TGGCTGGTGGATCACCCCAAGTTTCTTACAAATCCACTCTATGTTGCTGGGGACTCCTTTTCAGGCATCGTTGCACCTATCATAGTCCAGGAGATTTCTGATG GAAATGAAGTGGGACGTCAGCCACCAATGAACCTCAAA GGATATGTGCTTGGAAACCCACGTACAGATAATGAGATTGACACCAATTCAATAGTTCCTTTTGCTCACCTAAAAGCGCTTATATCAGATAAACTCTACGAG TCCTTCATGAAAAATTGCAAGGGTGAGTACTTAAATCCAGATCAAAGCAACGCATCGTGTATGGAAGACATATTAGCCATCAAGGAG TGCATTGGCAAATTAGATAAGGCACACATTCTGGAACCTACATGCAAGGACATATCCCCAAAACCAGTGGCATTGAAATGGGATCCATGGTTTCTCATAGCCGATGACGCCAATATTAATCTGCTACCAAGCCCCCGTGTTCCTGGACCTTGGTGCCGG AATTACAATTATGTATACATTTATATGTGGGCTAATGATGAAACTGTTCGAGATGCTCTTCATATTCGCAAG GGAACCATAAAGGATTGGAGAAGATGCAATAAGACCCTGGCCTATTCGTACAATGTCGAAAGTACTGTTGATTACCATCGGAACTTGACCAAGAAACCATATCGAGCTCTCATTTACAG TGGCGATCATGACATGACTATCCCATACATTGGCACGCATGAATGGATAGAATCTCTGAATTTGACGATTAAGTATGACTGGGAACCATGGTTTGTTGATGGTCAAGTTGCAGG ATACACAATGCTGTATGCAGACAATGTGCAAGATTACATAACATACGACCTGACATTTGCAACTGTGAAG GGAGGGGGTCACACAGCGCCGGAATACAGGCCAGAGCAGTGCTTTGCCATGATGGATAGGTGGTTTGATTACTACCctctataa
- the LOC133699131 gene encoding serine carboxypeptidase-like 7 isoform X1, translated as MSVIRPRNTRCHLINMMLFLAFTLLLLSDAAASKSIIKSLPGFDGNLPFVLETGYIGVGELEAVQLFYYFIESERSPKDDPLVLWLTGGPGCSALSGIIYEIGPLSFDYAKSSGGGKPVFGLNPYSWTKIANIIFVDAPVGTGFSYSTTWEGYHVSDTISAVETYEFLRKWLVDHPKFLTNPLYVAGDSFSGIVAPIIVQEISDGNEVGRQPPMNLKGYVLGNPRTDNEIDTNSIVPFAHLKALISDKLYESFMKNCKGEYLNPDQSNASCMEDILAIKECIGKLDKAHILEPTCKDISPKPVALKWDPWFLIADDANINLLPSPRVPGPWCRNYNYVYIYMWANDETVRDALHIRKGTIKDWRRCNKTLAYSYNVESTVDYHRNLTKKPYRALIYSGDHDMTIPYIGTHEWIESLNLTIKYDWEPWFVDGQVAGYTMLYADNVQDYITYDLTFATVKGGGHTAPEYRPEQCFAMMDRWFDYYPL; from the exons ATGTCCGTTATCCGACCCCGGAACACACGTTGCCACTTAATCAATATGATGTTATTCCTTGCATTCACTCTACTGCTACTCTCCGATGCCGCTGcatcaaaatcaataatcaagTCCCTACCTGGCTTTGACGGTAATCTTCCATTTGTATTGGAAACAGG GTATATTGGCGTGGGAGAATTGGAAGCCGTGCAGCTATTCTACTACTTCATCGAGTCTGAGAGGAGCCCAAAAGATGACCCTCTTGTGCTTTGGCTCACTGGTGGCCCTGGATGCTCTGCCCTGTCTGgaattatatatgaaattg GCCCGTTATCATTTGATTATGCAAAATCCAGCGGAGGAGGCAAACCTGTTTTCGGATTGAACCCATATTCATGGACAAAG ATTGCCAACATAATATTTGTAGATGCACCTGTTGGTACCGGATTTTCCTATTCAACTACATGGGAAGGCTACCATGTTAGTGATACAATATCAGCGGTAGAAACCTATGAGTTCTTAAGAAAG TGGCTGGTGGATCACCCCAAGTTTCTTACAAATCCACTCTATGTTGCTGGGGACTCCTTTTCAGGCATCGTTGCACCTATCATAGTCCAGGAGATTTCTGATG GAAATGAAGTGGGACGTCAGCCACCAATGAACCTCAAA GGATATGTGCTTGGAAACCCACGTACAGATAATGAGATTGACACCAATTCAATAGTTCCTTTTGCTCACCTAAAAGCGCTTATATCAGATAAACTCTACGAG TCCTTCATGAAAAATTGCAAGGGTGAGTACTTAAATCCAGATCAAAGCAACGCATCGTGTATGGAAGACATATTAGCCATCAAGGAG TGCATTGGCAAATTAGATAAGGCACACATTCTGGAACCTACATGCAAGGACATATCCCCAAAACCAGTGGCATTGAAATGGGATCCATGGTTTCTCATAGCCGATGACGCCAATATTAATCTGCTACCAAGCCCCCGTGTTCCTGGACCTTGGTGCCGG AATTACAATTATGTATACATTTATATGTGGGCTAATGATGAAACTGTTCGAGATGCTCTTCATATTCGCAAG GGAACCATAAAGGATTGGAGAAGATGCAATAAGACCCTGGCCTATTCGTACAATGTCGAAAGTACTGTTGATTACCATCGGAACTTGACCAAGAAACCATATCGAGCTCTCATTTACAG TGGCGATCATGACATGACTATCCCATACATTGGCACGCATGAATGGATAGAATCTCTGAATTTGACGATTAAGTATGACTGGGAACCATGGTTTGTTGATGGTCAAGTTGCAGG ATACACAATGCTGTATGCAGACAATGTGCAAGATTACATAACATACGACCTGACATTTGCAACTGTGAAG GGAGGGGGTCACACAGCGCCGGAATACAGGCCAGAGCAGTGCTTTGCCATGATGGATAGGTGGTTTGATTACTACCctctataa